The Punica granatum isolate Tunisia-2019 chromosome 4, ASM765513v2, whole genome shotgun sequence genome has a window encoding:
- the LOC116203645 gene encoding metal tolerance protein 1-like isoform X2, giving the protein MTRDSDQGHIVEVCGDVSPTVTGQGGTKVCDEAPCGFSDAKTISKDARERSASMRKLAIAVVLCVIFMTVEVVGGIKANSLAILTDAAHLLSDVAAFAISLFSIWASGWEATPRQSYGFFRIEILGALVSIQMIWLLAGILVYEAIDRLINGTTKVDGFLMFIVAAFGLVVNIAMTLLLGHDHGHDHGHGHGHGNGHGHGHGGDHYHAHGDHGDSHSHGLTYTAHHRVTDQHHHHDEDSKPHDDHHHIQETDITEPLLKVRSDLEAHPMSGPAETKRERNINVQGAYLHVLGDSIQSIGVMIGGAVIWWKPEWKIIDLICTLVFSVIVLGTTIKMIRSILEVLMESTPREIDATRLEEGLCQMDEVVAVHELHIWAITVGKVLLACHVKIKRDANADMVLDKVVDYIRREYNISHVTIQIERE; this is encoded by the coding sequence ATGACTAGAGACTCTGATCAAGGACACATAGTCGAAGTATGTGGAGATGTCTCTCCCACAGTAACTGGTCAGGGTGGGACTAAGGTTTGTGATGAAGCCCCCTGTGGATTTTCTGATGCCAAGACAATCTCCAAGGATGCGAGGGAGCGGTCTGCCTCCATGAGGAAGCTCGCTATTGCTGTTGTCCTCTGCGTTATATTCATGACTGTGGAAGTTGTTGGGGGCATCAAGGCCAACAGTCTTGCAATTTTGACGGATGCGGCCCATCTGCTCTCTGATGTGGCAGCCTTTGCAATCTCACTGTTTTCGATATGGGCCTCAGGCTGGGAGGCAACACCACGCCAGTCTTACGGGTTCTTCAGGATCGAGATTCTCGGAGCCCTTGTCTCAATTCAGATGATATGGCTTCTTGCAGGCATTCTTGTCTATGAAGCCATTGATAGGCTCATCAATGGGACCACTAAAGTTGATGGTTTTCTCATGTTCATTGTTGCAGCCTTTGGTTTGGTGGTCAATATTGCTATGACACTCTTATTGGGTCATGACCATGGTCATGATCATGGTCATGGGCATGGACATGGTAATGGTCATGGGCATGGGCATGGTGGTGATCATTATCATGCCCACGGTGATCATGGAGATTCACATAGCCACGGGTTAACTTACACAGCACATCATCGGGTCACTGACCAGCACCATCACCATGATGAAGATTCCAAACCACATGATGATCATCATCACATTCAGGAGACTGATATTACTGAGCCTTTGCTCAAGGTTCGCTCCGACCTTGAGGCCCACCCGATGTCCGGTCCTGCAGAAACTAAGCGAGAACGCAACATAAATGTTCAGGGAGCGTACCTCCATGTGCTTGGAGACTCCATTCAAAGCATTGGAGTGATGATAGGAGGCGCAGTCATATGGTGGAAGCCTGAGTGGAAGATCATCGATCTCATATGCACACTTGTGTTCTCGGTTATTGTCCTGGGCACGACAATAAAGATGATCCGGAGCATCCTCGAGGTGTTAATGGAGAGCACACCTAGAGAGATTGATGCGACGAGACTTGAGGAGGGATTGTGCCAGATGGACGAGGTTGTTGCTGTCCATGAGTTGCACATATGGGCAATTACTGTTGGGAAGGTGCTGCTGGCCTGTCACGTTAAGATAAAGCGCGATGCGAATGCTGACATGGTGCTGGACAAGGTCGTGGATTACATTAGGAGAGAGTATAACATCAGCCATGTGACCATTCAGATAGAGCGAGAATAG
- the LOC116203647 gene encoding caffeic acid 3-O-methyltransferase-like, with the protein MRNHSMAIPAINEEEEEQRSSLYAWQLASSSVLPMVLKAAVELGVLEVIAAAGPGSMLSASQISSELKSTNPRAAYVLDQMLCLLAAHSVLTCSVSPSECSTRAGQSQTSERLYGLSPVSKCFIRDQEGGSLSPLLHLIQDRTMLDMWFHLKDAVLQGGLPFERASGTSAASYMGRDPRLSEIFRGSMKDFNKLFVIKMVETYNGFEGLSTLVDVGGGDGSILNTIISKYPSIKGINFDLTSTIERSPTYQGIENVAGDMFQSIPKGDAIFMKWMLHNWSDEDCVKILKNCYVALPVNGKVIVVELVIPEVPDPGSASRSLFQMHMFMMNLNPGGKERTEKEFDILAKEAGFSGVRVVSCAYDFSFVEIYKDEKSC; encoded by the exons ATGCGAAACCATAGCATGGCCATACCGGCGATtaacgaagaagaagaagaacaaaggagCAGCCTGTATGCCTGGCAACTGGCAAGCTCGTCTGTTCTTCCGATGGTCCTGAAAGCAGCTGTGGAGCTCGGGGTGCTCGAGGTTATAGCCGCAGCAGGCCCCGGCAGTATGCTCTCCGCTTCTCAGATCTCGTCCGAGCTCAAGAGCACAAACCCGAGAGCAGCTTATGTTCTCGATCAGATGTTGTGCCTCCTTGCAGCTCACTCTGTCCTCACTTGCTCCGTTTCTCCCTCCGAGTGCAGTACCCGTGCTGGACAGAGCCAGACCTCTGAGAGGCTATATGGGTTATCCCCCGTGTCCAAGTGCTTCATCAGGGACCAGGAAGGGGGATCACTGTCTCCTTTGTTACACTTGATTCAGGACAGGACCATGTTAGATATGTG GTTTCATTTGAAAGATGCGGTTCTGCAAGGCGGACTGCCCTTCGAAAGGGCATCTGGGACAAGTGCGGCATCGTACATGGGAAGGGATCCGAGGCTGTCCGAGATTTTTAGGGGCTCGATGAAGGACTTCAACAAGTTGTTTGTGATAAAGATGGTGGAAACCTACAACGGGTTTGAAGGCCTAAGCACTTTGGTAGATGTAGGAGGTGGAGATGGTTCCATCCTCAACACGATCATCTCCAAGTACCCTTCCATTAAGGGCATCAACTTTGACTTGACTTCAACCATAGAGAGGTCACCCACTTATCAAG GGATCGAGAATGTTGCTGGAGATATGTTTCAGAGCATTCCGAAAGGTGATGCCATCTTCATGAAG TGGATGCTCCATAACTGGAGCGACGAAGACTGTGTGAAGATACTCAAGAACTGCTACGTCGCCCTGCCCGTGAATGGGAAAGTGATTGTGGTTGAACTGGTAATTCCAGAAGTGCCGGATCCTGGCTCCGCTTCTCGGAGCCTGTTCCAGATGCATATGTTCATGATGAACCTGAATCCGGGGGGAAAGGAGAGGACGGAGAAAGAGTTTGACATACTGGCAAAGGAAGCTGGGTTTTCAGGGGTTCGAGTCGTTTCTTGTGCTTACGACTTTTCATTCGTTGAGATCTACAAAGACGAGAAATCATGTTAA
- the LOC116203645 gene encoding metal tolerance protein 1-like isoform X1, whose translation MEILVNIVYNYPEVPRLLYIELTCLVPPPPPPVKMTRDSDQGHIVEVCGDVSPTVTGQGGTKVCDEAPCGFSDAKTISKDARERSASMRKLAIAVVLCVIFMTVEVVGGIKANSLAILTDAAHLLSDVAAFAISLFSIWASGWEATPRQSYGFFRIEILGALVSIQMIWLLAGILVYEAIDRLINGTTKVDGFLMFIVAAFGLVVNIAMTLLLGHDHGHDHGHGHGHGNGHGHGHGGDHYHAHGDHGDSHSHGLTYTAHHRVTDQHHHHDEDSKPHDDHHHIQETDITEPLLKVRSDLEAHPMSGPAETKRERNINVQGAYLHVLGDSIQSIGVMIGGAVIWWKPEWKIIDLICTLVFSVIVLGTTIKMIRSILEVLMESTPREIDATRLEEGLCQMDEVVAVHELHIWAITVGKVLLACHVKIKRDANADMVLDKVVDYIRREYNISHVTIQIERE comes from the exons ATGGAAATTTTGG TGAACATT GTCTACAACTATCCTGAAGTTCCCCGTCTGCTGTATATTGAATTGACTTGCTTggttcccccccccccccccccggtgAAGATGACTAGAGACTCTGATCAAGGACACATAGTCGAAGTATGTGGAGATGTCTCTCCCACAGTAACTGGTCAGGGTGGGACTAAGGTTTGTGATGAAGCCCCCTGTGGATTTTCTGATGCCAAGACAATCTCCAAGGATGCGAGGGAGCGGTCTGCCTCCATGAGGAAGCTCGCTATTGCTGTTGTCCTCTGCGTTATATTCATGACTGTGGAAGTTGTTGGGGGCATCAAGGCCAACAGTCTTGCAATTTTGACGGATGCGGCCCATCTGCTCTCTGATGTGGCAGCCTTTGCAATCTCACTGTTTTCGATATGGGCCTCAGGCTGGGAGGCAACACCACGCCAGTCTTACGGGTTCTTCAGGATCGAGATTCTCGGAGCCCTTGTCTCAATTCAGATGATATGGCTTCTTGCAGGCATTCTTGTCTATGAAGCCATTGATAGGCTCATCAATGGGACCACTAAAGTTGATGGTTTTCTCATGTTCATTGTTGCAGCCTTTGGTTTGGTGGTCAATATTGCTATGACACTCTTATTGGGTCATGACCATGGTCATGATCATGGTCATGGGCATGGACATGGTAATGGTCATGGGCATGGGCATGGTGGTGATCATTATCATGCCCACGGTGATCATGGAGATTCACATAGCCACGGGTTAACTTACACAGCACATCATCGGGTCACTGACCAGCACCATCACCATGATGAAGATTCCAAACCACATGATGATCATCATCACATTCAGGAGACTGATATTACTGAGCCTTTGCTCAAGGTTCGCTCCGACCTTGAGGCCCACCCGATGTCCGGTCCTGCAGAAACTAAGCGAGAACGCAACATAAATGTTCAGGGAGCGTACCTCCATGTGCTTGGAGACTCCATTCAAAGCATTGGAGTGATGATAGGAGGCGCAGTCATATGGTGGAAGCCTGAGTGGAAGATCATCGATCTCATATGCACACTTGTGTTCTCGGTTATTGTCCTGGGCACGACAATAAAGATGATCCGGAGCATCCTCGAGGTGTTAATGGAGAGCACACCTAGAGAGATTGATGCGACGAGACTTGAGGAGGGATTGTGCCAGATGGACGAGGTTGTTGCTGTCCATGAGTTGCACATATGGGCAATTACTGTTGGGAAGGTGCTGCTGGCCTGTCACGTTAAGATAAAGCGCGATGCGAATGCTGACATGGTGCTGGACAAGGTCGTGGATTACATTAGGAGAGAGTATAACATCAGCCATGTGACCATTCAGATAGAGCGAGAATAG